From a region of the Besnoitia besnoiti strain Bb-Ger1 chromosome I, whole genome shotgun sequence genome:
- a CDS encoding centrin (encoded by transcript BESB_005940) — protein MLHERCFSAAVNVKRCTVRAAGPHQRLSLIHEKLADKTMLLFSSPSVSRSGTGKHNRKGAGSLPRGRGAGKKTELTEEQRQEIKEAFDLFDTDGSGCIDAKELKVAMRALGFEPKKEEIRKMIADVDKDGTGSVDFQEFLSLMTVKMAERDPREEILKAFRLFDDDETGKISFKNLKRVSKELGENLTDEELQEMIDEADRDGDGEINEEEFIRIMRKTNLF, from the exons ATGCTGCATGAAAGATG CTTTTCTGCGGCCGTTAATGTGAAAAGGTGCACCGTTCGAGCCGCCGGTCCTCACCAGCGGCTCAGTCTCATTCACGAGAAGCTGGCGGATAAGACTATGCTCCTGTTTTCCTCGCCTTCAGTTTCGCGCTCAGGAACCGGGAAG CACAATCGAAAGGGAGCAGGCTCTCtaccgcgaggccgcggcgcaggcaagaAGACGGAGCTGACAGAAGAGCAGCGGCAGGAGATTAAGGAGGCCTTCGACTTGTTTGACACGGACGGCTCGGGATGCATCGACGCCAAGGAGCTGAAAGTGGCGatgcgcgccctcggcttCGAACCAAAGAAGGAGGAG ATTCGGAAGATGATCGCGGACGTCGATAAGGATGGAACGGGAAGTGTAGATTTTCAAGAGTTCCTCAGTCTGATGACCGTAAAAATG GCAGAGCGAGATCCGCGCGAGGAAATCCTCAAGGCGTTCCGCCTCTTCGACGATGATGAAACAGGAAAAATCTCGTTCAAG AATTTGAAGCGCGTCTCGAAGGAGCTCGGCGAGAACCTGACGGACGAAGAACTCCAGGAGATGATTGACGAGGCAGACCGCGACGGGGACGGAGAGATCAATGAA
- a CDS encoding nudix -type motif 9 isoform a family protein (encoded by transcript BESB_005950): MHFRAVVPAASFPSSSSLYNRLFVAREFLRQRAAGVELSRSQETEGIRGILESKAYQKILQYPGELWPGEHDESRFPPVAEFDWGHLSQQPVPGFEVQPLPPWMQPADPSQAEIAPSYVHVRDASMLLNAAWFSSPCAFRSTGQAEQAASEWAEADASLPRLPDIHEVAEQTQVGKVPRLPVKLFSPAVDPRTKRPLNPILFVGCRLDGAAELGSSQHCASAPAFPRFHVRGRGVLGRWGPNHAADALLTARNPENGKLQVALIRRTDGSGRFAMPGGFVDPTDGPFIVTPTVREFLEEAVSYEEDADTADSQRLYEETLSALRNVFGFFSRDKSTGAIVWESEQAIKWGNLIYAGYVDDERNTENAWMETIILHWHVSAQDYARLHLQAGDDASLGSAAFYDIDGDPHLVALGVDPLKDLYASHSAFLVKVIEQHFPDEAYLLAKAA; encoded by the exons ATGCATTTTCGGGCTGTCGTTCCGGCGGCGTCATTCCCCTCGAGTTCATCGCTGTACAACCGCCTCTTCGTTGCCAGAGAGTTCctccggcagcgcgccgctggcgttgAGCTGTCGAGATCACAAGAAACCGAAGGCATACGTGGCATTTTGGAAAGCAAGGCCTACCAGAAAATTCTACAGTACCCCGGAGAACTTTGGCCGGGCGAACACGATGAGAGTC GTTTCCCTCCCGTAGCAGAGTTTGACTGGGGTCATCTGTCTCAACAACCCGTGCCCGGGTTCGAGGTTCAGCCGCTGCCCCCATGGATGCAGCCCGCAGATCCTTCTCAGGCAGAAATTGCGCCGTCCTACGTGCACGTGCGCGACGCGTCAATGCTGCTCAACGCAGCGTGGTTTTCGTCTCCTTGTGCTTTTCGATCAACGGGTCAGGCAGAGCAGGCGGCCAGTGAATGGGCTgaagcagacgcctcgctgccccgGCTTCCGGACATTCACGAAGTGGCAGAACAAACCCAAGTGGGCAAAGTGCCGCGGCTTCCAGTCAAGCTCTTTAGCC CCGCAGTGGATCCCCGTACAAAACGGCCGTTGAACCCTATTTTGTTTGTTGGGTGCCGGCTGGACGGTGCGGCAGAGTTGGGGTCTAGCCAGCACTGCGCTAGCGCACCAGCGTTCCCTCGTTTTCACGTGAGGGGCCGCGGTGTGCTGGGCAGGTGGGGACCGAAtcacgcggcggacgcgctgtTGACAGCCCGGAATCCTGAAAACGGGAAGCTTCAG GTGGCTCTCATCCGTCGAACGGATGGAAGTGGAAGATTTGCAATGCCAGGCGGATTTGTAGACCCTACAGATGGCCCGTTCATCGTTACGCCAACTGTGCGCGAATTTTTGGAGGAGGCGGTTTCAtacgaagaggacgcagacacagcagACAGCCAGCGTCTTTATGAGGAGACTTTGAGCGCTCTGCGAAATGTATTCGGGTTTTTTTCCAGGGACAAAAGCACCGGTGCAATCGTGTGGGAGAGTGAGCAGGCAATTAAGTGGGGGAACCTCATATACGCCGGCTATGTGGATGACGAAAGGAACACTGAAAACGCGTGGATGGAAACCATAATTCTTCACTGGCATGTTAGCGCTCAAGATTACGCGCGACTGCATCTTCAGGCAGGAGACGATGCTTCGCTGGGGTCTG CCGCGTTCTACGACATCGACGGCGATCCGCACCTTGTTGCTCTTGGCGTTGACCCGCTGAAAGATTTATACGCCTCTCACTCGGCCTTCTTGGTGAAGGTCATCGAACAGCATTTTCCAGATGAGGCTTACTTGCTTGCAAAAGCAGCTTga